The Streptomyces camelliae genome window below encodes:
- a CDS encoding EthD family reductase, which translates to MTARFLALYESPADPEAFDRHYREVHIPLGRRLPGLSRYTLGRETVAVRGGGPYHLVAALEWDSLDDLRAAFASPEGRATAEDAARLAELAPVRSVIITGEEEVL; encoded by the coding sequence ATGACCGCGCGTTTCCTCGCCCTGTACGAGTCCCCGGCCGACCCCGAGGCGTTCGACCGGCACTACCGGGAGGTGCATATCCCGCTCGGCCGTCGGCTGCCCGGACTGAGCCGCTACACGCTGGGCCGGGAGACGGTGGCGGTGCGCGGAGGCGGGCCGTACCACCTGGTCGCCGCGCTGGAGTGGGACTCCCTGGACGATCTGCGCGCGGCGTTCGCCTCCCCGGAGGGGCGTGCGACGGCTGAGGACGCGGCGCGTCTGGCGGAGCTCGCGCCCGTTCGCAGCGTGATCATCACTGGTGAGGAGGAGGTGCTGTAG
- a CDS encoding cellulose-binding protein, producing the protein MPPHGFVTVRGRGYRPDQVDAFMRALSHDRDAAWERAARLTVLARDMEAEAVRMREVVAQLAPQEYETLGEPARRLFQLVQEEAADLRERTRREAREQVAQAEARAESLRREACEAADALGAEADERARQCLLAARAEADDIRIGARREVKEGRTEALAALREVRQRTTGMLSEHSREHAERWAEFEREEAERAAALDARHAERVSRAETALSEAKRAFGEAEEAARRIQEEARARAVEIIAGARVREEHIARETERVLREHGETWDDVRAQMDHVRSSLISLTGRAALE; encoded by the coding sequence ATGCCGCCGCACGGCTTCGTGACCGTTCGGGGGCGCGGCTACCGCCCCGATCAGGTGGACGCCTTCATGCGGGCGCTGTCGCATGACCGGGACGCCGCGTGGGAGCGCGCCGCGCGGCTGACCGTGCTCGCCCGGGACATGGAGGCGGAGGCCGTGCGGATGCGCGAGGTCGTCGCCCAGCTCGCACCACAGGAGTACGAGACGCTCGGGGAGCCTGCGCGGCGCTTGTTCCAGCTCGTGCAGGAAGAGGCGGCGGATCTCCGTGAGCGCACGCGGCGCGAAGCGCGCGAGCAGGTCGCGCAGGCCGAGGCGCGCGCCGAGAGCTTGCGTCGGGAGGCGTGCGAAGCCGCGGACGCGCTCGGCGCGGAAGCCGACGAACGCGCCCGTCAGTGCCTTCTCGCAGCGCGCGCCGAGGCCGACGACATCCGCATCGGCGCCCGGCGCGAAGTGAAAGAAGGGCGCACAGAGGCGCTCGCGGCGTTGCGCGAAGTACGGCAGCGCACCACCGGCATGCTCTCCGAGCATTCCCGGGAGCATGCCGAGCGGTGGGCCGAGTTCGAGCGTGAGGAGGCCGAGCGGGCCGCCGCGCTGGACGCCCGGCACGCCGAGCGGGTGAGCAGGGCCGAGACGGCGCTGTCCGAGGCCAAGCGGGCTTTCGGGGAGGCCGAGGAGGCGGCGCGGCGCATCCAGGAGGAGGCACGCGCGCGTGCCGTCGAGATCATCGCCGGCGCGCGCGTGCGCGAGGAGCACATCGCCCGCGAGACGGAACGGGTGCTGCGCGAGCACGGGGAGACCTGGGACGACGTACGGGCGCAGATGGATCACGTCCGCAGCAGCCTGATCTCGCTGACGGGCAGGGCGGCCCTGGAGTAG
- a CDS encoding cation acetate symporter: MTAAASPAVWGSTGFSAGAQSMSLVAFSTVATVTLLLCVMTGPDRDDLDAFYTGYGSLSPLRNGLAIAGDYISAATVLGTGGVIALCGYDGIVLALSTALSLMLLMFLLAEPLRNAGRFTMGDVLARRLPGRGVRITACAVTIAALLPLMLVQLAGTGQLMAFILGFSDESLKTACVVGLGALMIAYAAIGGMKGTALIQILKIVMLVGSGTVVAVLILHRFDWDPGALFSAAARQSGAGPAFLHSGLEFGTSARSRLDMIASELTVVLGGGCLPHVTMRMYTASSARQVRRSMSWAVSIAAVFVLVITVVGVGATALVGRTAIAGADPQGNTAYLLGSRAAFGADVSTAQTLLFTMVTTAIFLTLLASVAGMILACANSLAHDVFAAHMREMPPRREMALARVSALAIGVPTILLATLVQHHSLQPLVTLSFCLGASAIAPALVYGLFWRRYTRGGLLATLIGGTLTVLLLMPGTNLVSGSPLAAFPHADFNWFPFTTTGIVSIPAGFLFGWLGTLASGRAKAEQQRRQYEAVEGWILAGVVRMGS, from the coding sequence ATGACCGCCGCCGCCTCGCCGGCCGTCTGGGGCTCCACCGGATTCAGCGCCGGAGCCCAGTCCATGTCCCTGGTCGCCTTCTCCACCGTCGCCACGGTGACCCTGCTGCTGTGCGTGATGACCGGCCCCGACCGCGACGACCTCGACGCGTTCTACACCGGCTACGGCTCCCTGTCCCCGCTGCGCAACGGCCTCGCCATCGCCGGCGACTACATCTCCGCCGCCACCGTCCTCGGCACCGGCGGCGTGATCGCCCTGTGCGGCTACGACGGGATCGTCCTCGCCCTCAGTACGGCGCTGTCGCTGATGCTGCTGATGTTCCTGCTGGCCGAACCGCTGCGCAACGCGGGCCGGTTCACCATGGGCGACGTGCTCGCCCGCCGGCTGCCGGGCCGCGGTGTGCGCATCACGGCGTGCGCGGTGACGATCGCCGCGCTGCTGCCGCTGATGCTGGTCCAGCTCGCCGGGACCGGCCAGTTGATGGCGTTCATCCTGGGCTTCTCCGACGAGTCGCTGAAGACGGCGTGCGTCGTCGGACTGGGCGCCCTGATGATCGCCTACGCGGCGATCGGCGGCATGAAGGGCACCGCCCTCATCCAGATCCTGAAGATCGTGATGCTGGTCGGTTCGGGCACCGTGGTCGCCGTTCTGATCCTGCACCGCTTCGACTGGGACCCGGGCGCCCTGTTCTCCGCCGCCGCGCGGCAGAGCGGCGCCGGGCCCGCGTTCCTGCATTCCGGCCTGGAGTTCGGCACGTCGGCCCGGTCCCGTCTCGACATGATCGCCTCCGAGCTGACCGTCGTGCTCGGCGGCGGCTGTCTGCCGCACGTCACCATGCGCATGTACACCGCCTCCAGCGCCCGCCAGGTGCGCCGCTCGATGTCCTGGGCCGTGTCGATCGCCGCCGTGTTCGTCCTGGTCATCACGGTCGTCGGCGTCGGGGCCACCGCCCTGGTCGGTCGTACGGCGATCGCCGGCGCCGATCCCCAGGGCAACACCGCGTATCTGCTGGGCTCCCGGGCGGCGTTCGGCGCGGACGTGTCGACCGCGCAGACCCTCCTGTTCACCATGGTCACCACCGCGATCTTCCTGACCCTGCTCGCCTCGGTGGCCGGGATGATCCTCGCCTGCGCCAACTCCCTCGCCCACGACGTCTTCGCCGCGCACATGCGGGAGATGCCGCCCCGGCGCGAGATGGCCCTCGCGCGCGTGTCGGCGCTCGCCATAGGCGTGCCGACGATCCTGCTCGCCACGCTGGTGCAGCACCACAGCCTGCAGCCCCTGGTGACGCTCTCCTTCTGCCTGGGCGCCTCGGCCATCGCGCCCGCCCTGGTCTACGGCCTCTTCTGGCGCCGTTACACCCGCGGCGGGCTGCTGGCCACGCTGATCGGGGGCACGCTGACCGTGCTGCTGCTCATGCCGGGCACCAATCTGGTCTCCGGCTCACCCCTCGCGGCCTTCCCGCACGCCGACTTCAACTGGTTCCCGTTCACCACGACCGGCATCGTCTCCATCCCGGCCGGTTTCCTCTTCGGCTGGCTCGGCACGCTGGCCTCCGGCCGGGCGAAGGCGGAGCAACAGCGGCGCCAGTACGAGGCGGTGGAGGGGTGGATCCTGGCGGGGGTGGTGCGCATGGGGAGTTGA
- a CDS encoding DUF485 domain-containing protein, producing the protein MTYDPPHPPHLTYPWQPPPPEPPRTHRRPPREPVGHHGDLRVLRGAYRRQRRIATLTALGYFTLFLVLSACAPGVMTRTVADGVPAGLLLALLQLPVTWLAIALYEHTARVHVDPLADRIRAEAELDARRGALR; encoded by the coding sequence ATGACCTACGACCCGCCGCATCCCCCGCATCTCACCTACCCCTGGCAGCCCCCGCCGCCCGAACCGCCGCGCACCCACCGCCGCCCGCCCCGCGAACCCGTCGGCCACCACGGCGATCTGCGCGTCCTGCGCGGCGCCTACCGCCGGCAGCGGCGCATCGCCACACTCACCGCGCTCGGCTACTTCACCCTGTTCCTCGTCCTGTCCGCGTGCGCGCCCGGCGTCATGACGCGCACGGTCGCCGACGGTGTCCCGGCCGGCCTGCTGCTCGCCCTGCTCCAGCTCCCCGTCACCTGGCTCGCGATCGCCCTGTACGAGCACACCGCGCGCGTGCACGTCGATCCGCTCGCGGACCGCATCCGCGCGGAGGCCGAACTGGACGCCCGGCGCGGAGCGCTGCGATGA